The Capsicum annuum cultivar UCD-10X-F1 chromosome 3, UCD10Xv1.1, whole genome shotgun sequence genomic sequence ATGAGAAAGATTGTaacttatatattttcatatagtttttaaaaatttaaatttaaatttaaaatttaaaatattaaattaatttagttcaatttaatttaaacattaatcaatGTTCGTGAAgcaaaatatagtaaataaaaatgAACTGAATGAGTAATAACATCCCTTTCATTCAAACAAAAATGATAATCGAGTTGCACATCTAACAAAGATCGacaaatctaatttttcaggaatCGATTCTGAAATGAATTGGTATTTGATTTGATCTATTGTTACATGTCAAGAAACTGATTGGATACCTGGATTGACCAAACAGTaaaattatattccattcaattCATACAGTAGTATGcctttaaatattaaaaaatgtacaaaattaTCATAAGTtacaactttttaaaatatatttatactatgaaaaaatatattttaaaatatttatcaaaattgtaCAATAATTTGAATCTTAAAACCCCAAAAATTACTTCCTCTTATAATTTGTTTATTTACCTTCATTTTTCTTAGTTTTAAAAGAAATTCTCTTTCTCATCAATTCTAACTTTTCAtgtctaaaatcataaaatttaaaaaatattttaatactttAATCTCTacatattttcactttttctataCCTTTTTAAACTTATACCAAATCAAATTCACACGAATAAATTAAAGTAAGGAAGTATAAATAGAGTAGATAAATATACATTATTTACCCCCAAAAGTTAATTACTTCCTCTGTTCTATATTAGTCGGCTCCTATGGACTTGACATAAttactaaaaaattatttattagaaatttattttactaaattaatcttattaattatgttttaaaaatataaatttaaatgtatataatttatttagttatttaatgataagaatattattgaaagaatatgttaaaattctcttaatttcgtcaaataaataattaaattaaaataaatatttttagatagaTAGCCAATTAAAATAAAACGGAGAAAGTACTCATTACTTTGTGGGCGTTTGGCTTAACTTTTAAGTTGATCAAAATAGCTTATAGGctatttttttacttaaaaaagTGTTTGACAAATTTTATAAGTgcttaaaaaaagttaattttgatttttttttaagccAAAGATAAGAAGCTAgcatttctaaaaaaattttgGAAAGATTATAAGCTATTTAGAGTTGACCAATTAAATTACACTTTCATCTCttataattattccttatttcaaGTTTACCCTTGTAGCCCTAATTCTTCATAACACACTTTTATATAcccatttttatttcatattttaccatacataaaataatatatagatcAGCATATTATGAAAGTATTATCTATACGGATTACAGAAAggaaaaatatgaatcaaaatattatattacTAGACTTAAGCAGACAATTAAAAGgtgctatttttttttctttgatccTATACATGTAATCTTGTATTCAATAATATAtattctcaattttattttattttaaaatagaggTATTTATGTCATAATGTTGGTCCATATACCaacaaatttgaaaataatattagtaatcactataaaattaatattagttTTATATTATCAATCTCATAAAATTCATTACCAAGATTGTATACATGAATCCCCCTATATATACAcaagtaaataatgatatattaaatttattgatcaaaattgaccataactatctttttcaaacataaatattcaacacttaaaacttagaaaaaaatattcttagctcacaaattaatagtcattcatgaaaatattatttatatatttaatttgaatttgaatcattttagcaataaaaattaataataatcaactctatatattattaacagctataagaatatttcaaacattttgattaaaaaaaaaaaaagcttaaaagcattatttatcaaacacataaataattttttttcagtttcagcgtTTGTTTCCAAACATTTaactgtttatttttaaaataagttcaacactttcaaaagtattttttaaaaacttttttttcagCTTGTCCAAACGAACTCTTTATAAAggaaacaagtaaaaataaagggcaaaattcacaaataacatacttatccccttaattatgagttttataattacataatatagtaagttatatttttacaaattattgctgcaaaaatataaatatatataatttttactatttttataatcgatatatatcttatattttataaattattgctataaaaatacaaatacatataaatatatatactataaaatataatttaataaaaatattattattttttataatttaatacttaaatatattacttagtattttttctaaaaataaatgatCATCTGAAATGCTAAAAGACGAAATAGACGAAAAAAATTCACAGTAATCGATGAAGTATTGAGTATTGTGCCTGAAAATCGAGCTGTTTGCTGCTGAAAGGGACCTAAAAACGGTTACCCAAAATAACAAAGCGCCCATTCCACGTGTGCTACGTCCTTTCATCTTATGTGTCACCACCTTTCTCACCCTGCACACTGTTGTCGTGTATTTCTCCGCCATTTTCTCGTTGCTACAAATACTGACGCTCATTTTCATcacaattttttctcttttgccTCCTCGATAATATCATTTTTGACTGCAATCTCCCCTCTAACCTTCAGCGGGGAGGGATTCTTCACGTTTTTCCCTCGTTGGAGCAAAGAAGGTTATTGGGAAATGAATGGTGCGGAGGGACAATTAGAAACTGCCTTTGAAATTGGTGTGGTGGTTCCGAAGAGTTCCGGGAACTGTAAGGACGGAGATGAAGATACTGATTGTGTTGAGGTTCTTGTTGAGGAATTTCGAAAAGCGGGATTAATTGTTGATAGAGTTGTTGGCCTTCAGAATGAATTTATCAGGGTGCGTTACGCTACGACTTTTTACTCATATACAGTGGTTGCGCTTTACAGGAGATTTCCATTAGTTAATTACTACTACTAGTTTAACTTTTGTTTGAATACTAGTGGAGGAATCACCATTGTTTGATTTAAACTTAAATAGTCAAAAACATACCTAAAGTATCACGATTTTTTGAGTTTGAGTAATCACATTTATCAAGACATACCTAACCTATCAATTATTCATTACTACATGGTCATAGATGAGTTTTGGTGATAGTTCACGTAGAAAACTCACACCTTCGTAATTGAGGTATGACACTCATAAAAACACATACTTTAGGTGTACTTTTGAcccttcactcttttttttttttttaatttgtttgagCTTCATAATTCCCTTTTTCATGTATGGAATATTCATAGGCGAGAATTGAAGTAGATTGAAGTTGCCTGCATAATATATATTCCAATTTTAGTAGAAATTTTGCAGTGTATGTACTCATCTTAGTAtcaacaaatatgataagcaagaTTTGTAAGAACAGCATAGGCCATAGTATATGTTAAGCTTGCCTCATATAGATTAGGGGGTAGGCATTATCTTTCTTTGTGGGATATAAAGGAATCCAAAACGTTAGAACTGAATTTTGGATCCTTGAGACTGAAGACAAACACTCTTAGTTGTCACAAGCTAAGAACTAGTATATATGTACTTTAAGGAATTTGAATGATGGCATATGACACATTGGATTCTTTTaccttaaaaaattatgaaggtAGGCAATGCTTGAAGTTTCACACATGGAAACAGATAAGTTGCcaatatttatgtatgtatacacATATTCTATGTTGGCCGTCCCTTTTGTTAtgattataattttctttaattagaaaaatactgcTATGGGCGTGATATGTCTGGTCACTCAAAAGATATCTCCTTGGTGCTGGTTTGTTATGGAGTCTGCATATAAAATTATATGATCTTAAGCTCTTTCTTTCCAGCTGGGAGCGCCATTAAAAACTCTTGGCCAGGCTGCAGCAGAGTTGCAATTGAAGAAACGGACTCATATCGGTGATAATCATTAAAGTCTCTTTAGTTTCCtccttagattttttttttagtttctctttttttatgtATGGTCTGATGTAATTACTGGCTGATTCACCTATCCAAAAAAATTGCAGGCTTTTGCTTATATCTGAGCACACAATTTTGGTTTCAGGAGTGGATTTGCAATTTCACTGGGATGAGGTTGAAGCATATGAAAGGCAGCCAGATGGCTCCTTGTTTAGTTGGTTGGAGCGCTACTGTTGCTACCGCCACATAATATATGGGATTGTGAGTTAACTGGACTCCTAGCCTGCTCTAGATCTTGTGGTTACTTGTCCTAATGGATGCATAAGTTTATTCATGCCTTCATTTGATTGTCTATATCAGATTAGGCAAGTCTGAAGCCGGTCTTTTTTAGTACTGTTTACTTGTCCCATTTGAAACTATTAGATCCCTTTCCCTTTATCAAAGATAAATCTTATATGTCTTAATTTATTCCAAAATAGGAGTCTTCTGTGTTTTTATTGCAATCTAAACTGGAATATAAAAAATCTTCTGTTATGTAGTATCTCACAATGTATTCCTTACCATGTTTCAAGTTCATGTTTGCTGAGTCCAAAATTGCAGGTGAACACAAGCACCTCATCTTTTATATTAAAGTCTGATGGAAATGAGGTGCACTGGGAGCCAGGGAAGCCTCTTTTGCGAACATTGGAATCAATGAGCATTGTTAAAGAAGTGTTCCCTGTGCATGGTATTTTTTCTCTGATATGTTCAAGTTATCACTGGTGTAGAAACATCCAAAACAGattaaaataagattaaaattttactttGCAGATGAGAAAAAGAGGAAGCAGCTTCTAAGAAGTTGGGCATTGAACTGGTGGGACTTCACTGCACAGCCTATCGATGATATTTGTAACTATTATGGAACAAAGGTGAAGTTTTTGGAGGAGTCTTTTTCCATTCTTTGATCTTGTTATATTCCGCTGCTATTTGTGTCCATGTTCTCTATGATGCACATTTTCTACTTGCTTAACACCCAATACATACTCTCAACAATAGATAGCTTCCTATTTCGCATTTCTTGGGATGTACACAAGATGGATGCTCTTCCCAGCTGCATTTGGACTTACAGTGCAGTTAGTGGATTTTGGGTAGGTTAAtcccaattttttttcctttttactgtCAAGTTTGTTGTAGTTGTAACTCTGATTCTGGACAAGCTCTTACATATTCTGCAGGTCATTTCAGTTGTTTGTCCTTTCTGCTTTCTTCATAAGCATAATTTGTTGGGCTGTGTTACTTTTCCAATTCTGGAAACGTAAAAACTCGGCACTTCTTGTCAGGTGACACATTCAGCATGATTATTCTGTTCGTTACTGTCACATCTTTTctatattgatgttatttggaTTGATGTCTTTTCATTCTTATTTCACTGCTTGGAGTGCAGGTGGCAGATGATCTATCCAGCTGGTGGAGTCAATGGATCTAGATCCTTAGAAGGTGAATGGTATCAGTTTCAATCCCCTGTGGAGCTCATGAGGAAACAGGGAGCTGACAAAACTGATAAACCAAGAGGAAAAGAAGCATTCCAAAGAGAGGAATGGGTTGGTCATTTCATGAGATTCAGAAATGATGCCATGATTATACTGAGCATCATATGTCTCCAGTTGCCTTTTGAATTGGCTTTTGCTCATGTCTATGAGGTTTTGAGGTCTGACATATCAAAGTAAGCAACTTTATATTCTTCTACTCATGACATTAGCATACTTTGTCCATAACTACATGTTTTATCTATATTTCCTAACTTGCATCAttagtaagaaaagaaaaatggatcATCTCATGTCTGAAGTCTCAATATCATCCCGGTGTCAGAGATATCTTCAAGTGGTTGGTTAAGATTCCATGTCAAGATCCTCTCTTTGGCGTATTAATGTAAATAAGCTAGGATGCATTACTTTTAAGTCTCCCAGTTCAGCAGCGTAGGATGACGTAAAAATTCCTCATCATGTCAAATTGTTAATTGGTGTATTACTTAGTTTTTGATACTATTGAACAGATGCCGATATTGCTAAAATTTCTTTTGATTGTTACTCCTTTATTTCATCTATTCGATGTCCTAGTTTTACTTCATAGTCTATTAAGAAGTATTTTTCTCTGACATTGAAATCCTTCTGTCATGCCAGCAtgcattttatttcataaaacaaCCTGCCAATATTTTGTGAAACTTTCCTATTATGTTCACCTTCCAGGGTTTAGATATCCTGGTATTCAGATTGCATTCTCAAAATGTTGGTCTTAATCCCAAGAAAGTAGTTGTCTACCAGATAATTCCAATTTTCTTGCCTATCCAGCAGTGGCTCCTATTTTCATTGTGGGGGTTgagaagtaaatatacgaactTGTCGAAGGGGGCTCAACATcttttatatatgcataaaaaatatgtttaaccatgtaagaaaagtataaaaacagtataattttccgtcgaagggggttcggatgaactcCGTGGAACAAAGGTAGCTCCGCCACTGCTTTCCAGTGCAAAATCTTTGCAGACTACAGTTTATCAACATAGCCTTCTCTGCTCTTAATTCACTTTCATAGCCTTCTCTGCTCTTA encodes the following:
- the LOC107861759 gene encoding anoctamin-like protein At1g73020; amino-acid sequence: MCHHLSHPAHCCRVFLRHFLVATNTDAHFHHNFFSFASSIISFLTAISPLTFSGEGFFTFFPRWSKEGYWEMNGAEGQLETAFEIGVVVPKSSGNCKDGDEDTDCVEVLVEEFRKAGLIVDRVVGLQNEFIRLGAPLKTLGQAAAELQLKKRTHIGVDLQFHWDEVEAYERQPDGSLFSWLERYCCYRHIIYGIVNTSTSSFILKSDGNEVHWEPGKPLLRTLESMSIVKEVFPVHDEKKRKQLLRSWALNWWDFTAQPIDDICNYYGTKIASYFAFLGMYTRWMLFPAAFGLTVQLVDFGSFQLFVLSAFFISIICWAVLLFQFWKRKNSALLVRWQMIYPAGGVNGSRSLEGEWYQFQSPVELMRKQGADKTDKPRGKEAFQREEWVGHFMRFRNDAMIILSIICLQLPFELAFAHVYEVLRSDISKFCLLAVYLFIIQYFNRIGGKISVKLVKYEHNKNIERRADSWVYKVFGLYFMQSYIGIFYHALLHRNIMTLRQVLIQRLIISEVLENMLENSLPYIKYSIKKYRAVGNKRKREKGKSSEKTQYMSRVEKEYLKPDYSASIGEELEDGLFDDCLELALQFGMIMMFACAFPLGFAFATLNNITEIRTDALKLLAMLRRPIPRPDATIGAWLNIFQFLIVMSICTNCILLVCLYDNEGKWKISPGLAAILIMEHVLLLLKFVFSRIVPEEPAWIRANRMKNATHVHDMCSRQLLRSISGEKMHAELKKDE